In Arenicella chitinivorans, one genomic interval encodes:
- a CDS encoding ZIP family metal transporter, protein MPDWVFIILLTAGAGACIPVGGLIATVTHFRPAWLEHEFRHFVIAFGGGLLLGAVSVVLVPQGLESMAHSTSGVPIMFLGALVFFAFERHLGLKRRESPQLMGMVLDYVPEAIALGGLVATGSPMALLLASLIGLQNLPEGFNSFRELNGAKHGSTSKTLTTMVLLVPLGPIAGLLGFYVLADYLAILGAIMLFASGGIIYLIFQDIAPQSRLEKHWAPPIGAVCGFCLALYGEMLVQLA, encoded by the coding sequence ATGCCGGATTGGGTTTTTATAATTTTACTTACAGCGGGCGCTGGGGCGTGTATTCCGGTTGGTGGGCTAATCGCCACGGTTACGCATTTTCGCCCTGCGTGGCTTGAGCACGAATTCCGTCACTTTGTAATTGCATTTGGCGGCGGTTTGCTGCTCGGTGCCGTATCGGTCGTCTTGGTACCACAAGGCCTTGAGAGCATGGCGCATTCCACGTCGGGTGTTCCAATCATGTTTCTAGGAGCGTTGGTGTTTTTTGCCTTTGAGCGTCACTTGGGATTGAAACGAAGAGAGTCACCGCAGTTGATGGGCATGGTGTTGGACTACGTGCCAGAAGCCATCGCATTGGGTGGTTTGGTGGCAACAGGGTCGCCAATGGCGTTGTTACTCGCCTCGTTGATCGGGCTGCAAAATTTGCCGGAGGGATTCAATTCGTTTCGTGAATTGAACGGTGCCAAACACGGCAGTACCTCAAAAACGTTAACCACGATGGTGTTGCTGGTGCCCTTGGGACCGATTGCCGGGCTGTTGGGGTTTTATGTGCTGGCGGATTACCTGGCGATATTGGGGGCGATCATGTTGTTTGCCTCAGGCGGCATCATCTATTTGATTTTCCAGGACATAGCACCGCAATCGCGTCTCGAGAAGCATTGGGCCCCACCAATCGGCGCTGTTTGTGGTTTTTGTCTGGCGTTGTATGGTGAAATGTTAGTTCAGCTTGCGTAG
- a CDS encoding DUF3817 domain-containing protein, whose product MLQFFRVVSLIEGLSYLLILCVTLGVINRELVFYLGMGHGILFLLYLSLSAVVSHKQSWPIVIWLLVIVASVIPFAFIPVEIFIKRELAKIESST is encoded by the coding sequence ATGCTACAGTTTTTTCGAGTTGTAAGCCTGATAGAAGGATTGTCTTATCTTCTTATATTGTGTGTCACGCTTGGTGTTATAAATAGGGAACTTGTTTTTTATCTTGGCATGGGGCATGGCATTCTGTTTTTGTTATATCTGTCCCTGTCGGCAGTAGTTTCACATAAACAATCTTGGCCTATTGTTATTTGGCTTTTGGTCATTGTTGCTTCGGTCATCCCTTTTGCTTTTATTCCTGTGGAGATTTTCATCAAAAGGGAGCTAGCTAAAATCGAGTCCAGCACATAA
- a CDS encoding serine hydrolase domain-containing protein, whose protein sequence is MTTQQRVLLATIFGLIVTQLAQADPQLTELEQKIASKEFKSISSVLVQQQNKLQYEQYFNQSDADQLHDIRSASKSITAILFGQAIALGLFESVDQQVLPIFKDKLPMQNPFPAKTDMAFADLLMMSSPLECNDMAHFSAGNEERMYLRKDWVQFVLDLPERGTPPWGTPDHELPFGRSFSYCTGGVFLVGAAIERQSKQHLDQFAQQHLLDPLGITQVYWPRSPLGIVQGGGGARFRSQDLIKLGQLILDRGEYQEQQVIPADWVDDMLTRRVTAMPDRNIDYGYLWWIFEFEKNGEKIIAYAASGNGGNYLFVVPRLNAVVLITSTAYNTPYMHTQSQAIFAEHILPALAMPPQVNPQ, encoded by the coding sequence ATGACAACCCAACAACGCGTTTTACTCGCCACCATATTCGGCCTCATAGTTACTCAGCTTGCACAAGCGGACCCACAGCTCACAGAACTCGAACAAAAGATTGCCTCTAAAGAATTTAAGTCCATTAGCAGTGTACTTGTGCAACAGCAGAACAAACTTCAGTACGAGCAGTACTTCAACCAAAGTGATGCCGACCAGCTACACGATATTCGCTCAGCCAGCAAATCCATCACTGCCATACTCTTTGGTCAAGCTATTGCTCTAGGACTGTTTGAATCTGTCGACCAGCAAGTACTGCCCATATTCAAAGACAAGTTACCGATGCAGAACCCGTTTCCAGCAAAGACAGACATGGCATTCGCAGATCTACTGATGATGAGCTCGCCGTTGGAATGCAATGACATGGCACACTTCTCTGCTGGCAACGAGGAACGCATGTATTTGCGCAAGGACTGGGTGCAATTTGTACTCGACCTGCCCGAGCGTGGCACGCCACCCTGGGGCACTCCGGATCATGAATTACCGTTCGGTCGCAGTTTTTCTTACTGCACAGGCGGTGTGTTTCTGGTCGGTGCGGCGATTGAGCGACAAAGTAAACAGCACCTGGATCAATTTGCGCAGCAGCATCTGCTGGACCCGCTCGGTATTACGCAGGTCTACTGGCCACGCTCGCCGCTCGGCATTGTTCAAGGCGGCGGCGGTGCACGGTTTCGCTCACAAGACTTAATCAAGCTCGGACAATTAATACTGGACCGTGGAGAATATCAAGAGCAGCAGGTGATACCCGCCGACTGGGTAGATGACATGCTGACCCGACGCGTCACCGCTATGCCGGACCGGAATATCGATTACGGCTATCTATGGTGGATATTTGAATTTGAGAAGAATGGTGAAAAAATCATCGCCTATGCGGCATCGGGTAATGGCGGTAACTACTTGTTTGTGGTGCCACGTTTAAATGCGGTTGTTCTAATTACGTCGACCGCGTACAACACGCCGTATATGCACACTCAGTCACAAGCTATTTTCGCCGAGCACATACTCCCAGCGCTGGCGATGCCACCACAAGTCAATCCTCAATAG
- a CDS encoding siderophore-interacting protein encodes MTQVAQIEDLGPHMRRITLTGEDLNDFPPDQESAHFKAIFPQPGQTIPKLGIYPGFKKWMRSYTVRAFNDQTKTLTVDFAVNDHKGLGTDWAGRAQVGDYLGIAGPGDTKHTNYAADWHLLVADLTALPAAAAVLEKLPRDAKGTAHLQVPTAQDKQRINYPKDVNINWVINPDLTTNRLLNAVQNTPWLEGEPAIFIAAESSQMKAIKKYVKRMPGYSRQQTYASGYWKA; translated from the coding sequence ATGACACAAGTTGCACAAATAGAAGATTTGGGGCCACATATGCGCCGAATTACATTAACTGGCGAGGATTTAAACGACTTTCCTCCCGACCAAGAAAGCGCTCATTTTAAAGCCATTTTTCCGCAACCAGGTCAAACTATCCCTAAGCTCGGAATATATCCGGGCTTCAAAAAATGGATGCGCTCATACACCGTCCGCGCCTTCAATGATCAAACCAAGACATTGACGGTCGACTTTGCAGTGAATGATCACAAAGGGTTAGGCACGGACTGGGCGGGTAGGGCCCAGGTCGGGGATTACCTCGGTATTGCTGGGCCTGGCGATACGAAACACACAAATTACGCGGCAGACTGGCATTTACTAGTTGCCGATCTGACGGCACTGCCAGCCGCGGCTGCGGTGTTAGAAAAACTGCCAAGAGACGCTAAAGGCACCGCGCACCTACAGGTTCCAACCGCGCAAGACAAGCAGCGTATCAATTACCCTAAAGACGTGAATATCAACTGGGTAATTAATCCGGACCTAACCACAAATCGATTGCTGAACGCAGTTCAAAATACACCCTGGTTGGAAGGCGAACCTGCGATCTTTATTGCTGCGGAAAGCAGCCAGATGAAAGCGATTAAAAAGTACGTAAAAAGGATGCCAGGGTACTCGCGTCAACAAACTTACGCATCAGGCTACTGGAAAGCCTAA
- a CDS encoding winged helix-turn-helix domain-containing protein, whose translation MKKYQSADLLIDPSLRTVHRAGELMTLSPLTFDLLLALIQRAPATADSDDLLTQVWSEQVVGPETLTQRVAILRKQLALDGHPTTYIESVRSRGYRWIPAVELVDDANPVVRKPSLGRNDLIAVVGLMICAVVAYAYSSREPQGVRIGAPALSLNEAALAQAWRYYDQFDAKGNGLARNLFARVLAETPDSVEALVGLSATYSQEVTKFNGNRQTLDQARVLAQRAVQLEPESATALWALGFSLDAAGELDAAISAYQQSLLSDPENSRVAGSLAYLFSVKGDLANAMKTGLLVLDSDAHYRYLQLAHTLRLLQFDLLAEHWYTVADELNPDSVFAAKSRAEFLYVIGRLESADQLAEEAIARGVNRPELHLIRAMVSWDAGEHGAAMARLDAILPAFAQRLDLQVWRYWFTAQLLPGSKPNSSLGLESLADERPVWPSAWIDIAVYHMAKQDADTAIRALQQAVELGYRDIGLLRRLAPFRPLHQTPQFQQLMDTLQNQINAERQSVIRADWLPAGFLDITKTIED comes from the coding sequence ATGAAAAAATACCAGTCAGCAGACCTGCTCATTGATCCTTCGCTACGCACCGTTCATCGCGCTGGCGAGCTCATGACGCTGTCACCACTAACGTTTGATCTACTGTTGGCGTTGATTCAGCGCGCACCAGCCACGGCGGATAGCGATGACTTATTAACTCAAGTGTGGTCTGAGCAGGTGGTCGGCCCAGAAACGCTGACCCAACGTGTGGCGATACTACGAAAGCAGCTGGCATTGGATGGCCACCCTACCACGTACATTGAGTCGGTGCGTTCACGTGGGTACCGATGGATACCGGCAGTTGAGTTGGTGGACGATGCCAACCCCGTAGTACGTAAACCCAGTTTAGGGCGAAATGATCTGATCGCAGTAGTCGGATTGATGATCTGCGCTGTTGTTGCGTACGCGTATTCGAGTCGAGAGCCACAAGGCGTCAGAATTGGTGCACCAGCTTTGTCGCTGAATGAAGCAGCACTTGCTCAGGCTTGGCGTTACTACGATCAATTTGATGCCAAGGGCAATGGTCTGGCTCGTAATTTATTTGCTCGTGTGTTGGCTGAAACACCCGATAGTGTTGAGGCCTTGGTTGGGTTGAGTGCGACTTACTCGCAGGAAGTCACAAAGTTTAACGGTAACCGACAAACGCTAGATCAAGCGCGCGTACTCGCACAGCGCGCAGTTCAACTCGAGCCAGAGTCTGCAACGGCCCTTTGGGCGCTTGGCTTTTCCTTGGACGCAGCTGGCGAGCTGGATGCGGCTATTTCAGCTTACCAACAATCTTTGCTGTCTGACCCTGAAAATTCGCGGGTAGCTGGTAGTCTCGCGTACTTATTTAGCGTTAAAGGTGACTTGGCCAACGCAATGAAAACCGGTCTCTTGGTTCTTGATTCAGATGCACACTATCGCTATCTGCAACTCGCACATACGCTGCGTCTATTGCAGTTCGATCTGCTGGCAGAACATTGGTATACGGTCGCCGATGAGTTGAACCCGGATAGCGTGTTTGCGGCCAAATCACGCGCCGAGTTTCTCTACGTTATTGGTCGATTGGAAAGCGCGGATCAGTTAGCGGAAGAAGCAATTGCGCGGGGAGTGAATCGACCGGAACTGCACCTGATCCGTGCCATGGTGTCTTGGGACGCGGGTGAACACGGCGCGGCTATGGCGCGACTAGACGCGATCCTGCCAGCGTTTGCGCAGCGGTTGGATCTTCAAGTTTGGCGGTACTGGTTCACCGCGCAGTTGTTACCCGGATCTAAACCGAATTCGAGTTTGGGACTAGAAAGCCTGGCAGATGAGAGGCCGGTCTGGCCGAGTGCTTGGATCGATATAGCGGTTTACCATATGGCGAAACAAGATGCGGATACGGCCATCCGTGCGTTGCAGCAAGCGGTCGAACTTGGTTATCGCGACATCGGGCTTTTACGGCGTCTTGCCCCCTTTCGTCCGCTCCACCAAACACCACAGTTTCAGCAGTTGATGGACACGCTACAAAACCAGATCAATGCCGAGCGGCAGTCAGTCATTCGCGCAGACTGGCTGCCGGCTGGCTTTTTGGATATCACGAAGACTATTGAGGATTGA
- a CDS encoding DUF4437 domain-containing protein, producing MNKLKLYVFALVISTTALASKAEDYKVIAKDNIEWGLLNPLRGDASPRAANLWGDRTQDIATGMLVKFKKGFSSPPHIHNISYRGVVIEGFLHNDDPAAEKMWLSTGSFWTQPAGETHITAANGQDNLIYLEIDSGPYLVLSDDKAFDNGERPINVDERNLIWLDTKDVKWLKKNQAQIAYLWGAPQSANGSFVKLPTGFKGTIENDQGLKAVVVRGKAFHQWNNEKKKTELSPSSFFRSEAKGKHKINVENAVVLYINSNGRYIVE from the coding sequence ATGAATAAGTTAAAACTTTATGTATTTGCGCTTGTGATAAGTACGACTGCGCTAGCGTCAAAAGCTGAGGATTACAAAGTTATAGCCAAGGATAATATAGAGTGGGGTTTGCTTAATCCTCTCAGGGGTGATGCAAGCCCCAGAGCAGCGAACCTATGGGGAGATCGTACCCAAGATATAGCAACCGGTATGCTGGTGAAATTTAAGAAAGGGTTCTCTTCGCCGCCACATATTCACAACATCAGTTACCGTGGCGTCGTGATTGAAGGATTCCTGCATAACGACGACCCCGCAGCAGAGAAAATGTGGCTATCAACGGGTTCATTTTGGACGCAACCAGCGGGCGAAACCCATATCACAGCGGCGAACGGGCAAGACAACTTAATCTACCTAGAAATTGACAGCGGTCCCTATCTTGTTCTTTCTGATGATAAGGCGTTCGATAATGGGGAGCGCCCAATTAACGTAGACGAGCGTAACTTGATTTGGCTCGATACTAAAGATGTGAAGTGGCTAAAGAAAAACCAGGCACAAATAGCGTACTTATGGGGGGCGCCTCAGTCGGCCAATGGCAGCTTTGTCAAACTTCCAACTGGCTTCAAAGGCACGATCGAAAACGATCAAGGGTTAAAGGCTGTAGTGGTAAGAGGTAAAGCGTTTCATCAGTGGAATAACGAGAAAAAGAAAACCGAGCTATCACCAAGTAGTTTCTTTAGATCTGAAGCTAAAGGTAAGCATAAAATAAATGTTGAGAATGCAGTAGTTCTCTACATAAACTCAAACGGAAGGTATATCGTTGAGTAG
- a CDS encoding alpha/beta hydrolase family protein translates to MGFNRYYAIVGLIAASVFSCVTAAQVVGETQRIATQPSGEVRDATGNTALRVTVWYPAKSDSIVEPVVIGPPQDPLFVVGSVSFNAPIMTSSDSSGRRPVILLSHGFGGTARMMGWFATAMAKEGFIVISVDHPGNNGGDEMTIEGGILWWERAVDLRLAFERIQRDEVLGPHIDPERVGVAGFSAGGFTALLLGGAQVDRAHFAEFCQKNPGDGVCRPQVEFSITEPDMQNVVQDPRVADYFAQSQNDYSIPSAKAVFVMAPALVQATSPKSLKAISIPVSIIAGEADAVAPAETNALVAAKLVPESDITMLPDAGHYVFLSVCTPNGKKLVPVCAQTGEQSYAHSMAISQARKLFTKRLAKP, encoded by the coding sequence ATGGGCTTTAACCGGTATTACGCAATCGTTGGTCTGATCGCGGCATCCGTTTTTTCATGTGTGACCGCAGCGCAGGTGGTCGGCGAAACGCAAAGAATAGCTACTCAACCTTCAGGTGAAGTGCGAGACGCAACAGGTAATACGGCACTGAGGGTCACGGTATGGTACCCGGCGAAGTCCGACTCGATTGTAGAGCCAGTGGTGATTGGGCCACCACAAGACCCACTGTTCGTGGTGGGCTCAGTAAGCTTTAATGCCCCGATCATGACCAGTTCAGATAGCTCAGGGCGTCGCCCAGTCATTTTGTTATCGCATGGTTTTGGTGGAACAGCTCGAATGATGGGTTGGTTTGCAACTGCGATGGCTAAAGAAGGATTTATTGTCATTTCTGTCGATCATCCGGGTAACAATGGCGGTGATGAAATGACGATTGAAGGTGGCATTCTTTGGTGGGAAAGAGCCGTGGATTTAAGACTGGCGTTTGAAAGAATACAACGAGATGAAGTGTTGGGTCCTCATATTGACCCTGAGCGGGTTGGCGTTGCGGGGTTTTCCGCCGGTGGGTTTACCGCATTGCTGCTGGGCGGCGCACAGGTTGATCGAGCGCACTTTGCGGAATTTTGCCAGAAAAACCCAGGTGATGGTGTTTGTCGACCGCAAGTAGAGTTCTCAATTACTGAGCCTGATATGCAAAACGTGGTTCAGGACCCACGGGTAGCAGACTACTTTGCTCAGTCTCAAAACGACTATTCGATTCCATCTGCAAAAGCAGTCTTCGTTATGGCGCCGGCCTTGGTCCAAGCAACTTCCCCCAAGAGCCTGAAAGCCATATCGATACCGGTTTCGATCATTGCCGGTGAAGCGGATGCAGTAGCACCAGCCGAGACGAATGCCTTGGTCGCTGCGAAATTGGTACCCGAGTCTGATATCACCATGCTGCCTGACGCGGGACATTATGTATTTCTTTCAGTTTGCACGCCCAACGGTAAAAAGCTGGTACCAGTGTGTGCTCAAACTGGGGAGCAATCGTATGCGCACTCGATGGCCATCTCGCAAGCTCGGAAGCTATTTACCAAACGCTTGGCAAAGCCGTAA
- a CDS encoding YcxB family protein: MDVVYEICGDECYYVEGFKRYRKTKPLRHVFLLIKLLGLTLFSFLIWVLISEKVFSFAAIIFAMCLIIVFSYKIDHLVIKRNVRNSPYGNEDAVLTFSEHGLYSKSDKAEVKLGWDVFTKAIRVKDGFLLFQGPKHYNWLPDNKLTNHAQLDQIRELFEKNV; the protein is encoded by the coding sequence ATGGATGTCGTTTACGAAATATGTGGGGACGAATGTTATTACGTCGAAGGCTTTAAACGGTATCGAAAAACTAAACCGTTGCGTCACGTATTCTTACTGATTAAGCTGCTTGGTTTGACCTTATTCTCATTTCTAATATGGGTTTTGATTTCCGAGAAGGTTTTTAGTTTTGCTGCAATAATCTTTGCGATGTGTCTGATTATTGTGTTTAGTTACAAAATTGACCACTTAGTTATAAAAAGAAACGTGCGTAATTCTCCATACGGAAACGAAGACGCAGTCTTGACCTTCTCTGAACACGGTCTCTATTCAAAGAGTGATAAGGCTGAGGTTAAACTCGGGTGGGATGTGTTTACAAAAGCAATCAGAGTCAAAGACGGCTTTCTTTTGTTTCAAGGACCAAAGCACTATAATTGGCTGCCGGATAACAAGCTCACTAATCATGCACAACTAGATCAAATACGAGAGCTATTTGAAAAAAACGTATAA
- the katG gene encoding catalase/peroxidase HPI, protein MSDKKCPVMHGGATKSNTSNMAWWPKALNLNILHQHDTKTNPLGAEFNYRDEVKKLDFVALKQDLLALITDSQDWWPADWGHYGGLMIRLSWHAAGTYRVADGRGGAATGNQRFAPINSWPDNVNLDKARRLLWPIKKKYGNKLSWADLTAYAGTIAYESMGLKPFGFAFGREDIWHPEIDTYWGSEKEWLAPSGSEGSRYSGERDLENPLAAVMMGLIYVNPEGVDGNPDPLKTAQDVRVTFERMAMNDEETVALTAGGHTVGKCHGNGDVGLLSADPEGGELEDQGFGWLNKTKRGIGRDSVTSGIEGAWTTHPTQWDNGYFQLLLNYEWELKKSPAGAWQWEPIDIKEEDKPVDAEDPSKRNNPIMTDADMAMKMDPEYRKISERFYQDPAYFSDVFARAWFKLTHRDMGPKPRYIGPEVPQEDLIWQDPVPAGNTDYDVEKLKAKIAASGLRLSDMVATAWDSARTFRGSDKRGGANGARIRLAPQKDWVGNEPERLSSVLRILEPIAAESGASVADVIVLAGNLGVEQAAKAAGFDVNVPFTPGRGDATPEMTDADSFADLEPLHDGYRNWSKKDYVVSAEELLLDRSQLMGLTAPEMTVLVGGMRVIGANYGRTKHGVFTDREGVLSNDFFVNLTDMNYTWIPTGANLYEIRERGTDTVKWTATRVDLVFGSNSILRAYAEVYAQDDNREKFVKDFISAWTKVMNSDRFDQN, encoded by the coding sequence ATGTCTGACAAAAAATGCCCTGTGATGCACGGTGGTGCAACCAAAAGCAACACGTCCAATATGGCGTGGTGGCCAAAGGCGCTAAACCTTAATATTTTGCATCAGCACGACACTAAAACGAATCCGCTTGGGGCTGAGTTTAATTATCGCGATGAAGTAAAAAAGCTAGACTTCGTCGCGCTCAAACAAGACCTACTGGCATTGATAACCGATAGCCAAGATTGGTGGCCGGCCGACTGGGGGCATTACGGTGGCCTGATGATTCGCTTGTCCTGGCACGCTGCTGGCACCTATCGCGTTGCAGATGGTCGCGGTGGAGCGGCTACGGGTAACCAACGTTTTGCACCGATTAACTCCTGGCCAGACAACGTGAACTTGGATAAAGCGCGTCGCCTCTTATGGCCGATCAAGAAAAAGTACGGTAATAAGCTTAGTTGGGCTGATCTGACCGCCTATGCTGGCACCATTGCCTATGAGTCAATGGGCTTGAAACCGTTTGGCTTTGCCTTCGGCCGCGAAGATATTTGGCACCCTGAAATCGACACCTACTGGGGTTCGGAAAAAGAATGGCTGGCGCCCAGTGGCAGTGAGGGAAGTCGCTATTCTGGAGAACGTGACTTGGAAAACCCGTTGGCGGCTGTGATGATGGGTTTAATCTATGTTAACCCGGAAGGTGTGGATGGCAACCCTGATCCCTTAAAAACTGCACAGGATGTACGCGTAACGTTTGAACGCATGGCCATGAATGATGAAGAAACCGTCGCCCTGACGGCCGGCGGTCATACCGTCGGCAAGTGTCATGGTAATGGCGATGTCGGTTTGCTGAGTGCTGATCCGGAAGGTGGCGAACTCGAAGACCAGGGTTTTGGCTGGTTGAACAAAACCAAGCGCGGTATTGGCCGCGATTCGGTAACCAGCGGGATCGAAGGCGCATGGACGACACATCCAACTCAATGGGACAACGGCTATTTTCAGCTTCTACTCAACTACGAGTGGGAACTCAAAAAAAGCCCCGCAGGTGCGTGGCAATGGGAGCCCATTGACATCAAAGAAGAAGACAAGCCGGTCGATGCCGAAGATCCGTCAAAACGTAATAACCCAATCATGACCGATGCGGATATGGCGATGAAAATGGACCCGGAGTACCGCAAGATTTCTGAGCGTTTTTATCAAGACCCAGCGTACTTCTCAGACGTTTTTGCCCGAGCATGGTTCAAGCTTACCCATCGCGACATGGGACCGAAGCCACGCTATATTGGTCCAGAAGTACCACAAGAAGACTTGATCTGGCAAGACCCTGTGCCGGCGGGTAATACGGATTATGATGTCGAGAAACTTAAAGCCAAAATCGCGGCGAGTGGATTGCGCCTGAGCGACATGGTCGCCACAGCTTGGGACAGTGCGCGCACTTTCCGTGGTTCCGACAAGCGTGGCGGCGCAAATGGTGCTCGGATTCGCCTGGCACCGCAGAAGGACTGGGTTGGTAATGAACCCGAACGCCTGTCTAGTGTGCTTAGGATTCTTGAGCCGATTGCGGCCGAGAGCGGCGCGAGTGTTGCGGATGTCATTGTATTGGCGGGAAATTTAGGTGTGGAACAAGCGGCTAAAGCCGCTGGATTCGATGTCAATGTGCCGTTCACGCCAGGTCGTGGTGACGCAACACCTGAAATGACCGACGCGGATTCCTTCGCCGACCTAGAACCACTTCATGATGGTTACCGAAACTGGTCAAAGAAAGACTACGTGGTGAGTGCCGAAGAGTTGTTGTTGGACCGCAGTCAACTCATGGGCCTGACCGCGCCGGAAATGACGGTGTTGGTCGGTGGAATGCGAGTAATTGGCGCTAACTACGGCAGGACTAAGCACGGCGTTTTCACTGACCGCGAAGGTGTGTTGAGTAACGATTTTTTCGTCAACCTGACGGACATGAATTACACATGGATACCTACTGGCGCCAATTTATACGAAATCCGCGAACGCGGGACCGACACTGTTAAGTGGACTGCAACACGGGTTGATCTGGTGTTCGGTTCTAACTCGATTTTGCGTGCCTATGCCGAGGTGTATGCGCAGGATGACAACCGGGAAAAATTTGTAAAGGACTTCATTTCCGCGTGGACTAAGGTGATGAACTCGGATCGCTTTGACCAAAACTGA
- a CDS encoding MarR family winged helix-turn-helix transcriptional regulator, with the protein MADISAIESVRCLAHAVKKHLAIQLEIQALGLVPMQVRVMKIVHRRSHCTALDVASVIQRDKAQITRLISGLIDLGLIEKVPNPQDKRSQFLLLTPTGEKMQASLSKLTSRVEHSMTAGIAEGDMHTFFVVAQQMLKNLEQSQE; encoded by the coding sequence GTGGCAGACATTAGTGCGATTGAGTCAGTTCGTTGTTTGGCCCATGCTGTTAAAAAACACCTCGCTATTCAGCTAGAAATACAAGCATTAGGACTTGTTCCAATGCAAGTAAGGGTAATGAAAATAGTCCATCGGCGTTCGCATTGCACGGCGTTGGATGTCGCCAGCGTAATACAAAGAGACAAGGCTCAAATCACACGCTTGATCAGCGGTCTGATTGATCTTGGGTTGATTGAAAAAGTTCCTAACCCGCAGGATAAACGGAGCCAGTTTTTACTGCTAACGCCAACGGGGGAGAAAATGCAGGCAAGTTTATCTAAACTTACTAGCAGAGTAGAACACTCTATGACGGCAGGAATAGCTGAGGGTGACATGCATACCTTCTTCGTTGTAGCCCAGCAGATGCTTAAGAATTTAGAACAAAGCCAGGAGTAG
- a CDS encoding CPBP family intramembrane glutamic endopeptidase has product MEHKSVFVILIILISTMGTFIVINMVPNAPGFIAYLGFTREGSGTLLSWFLAMVVTVLYCYGAASISDVKQYMFKLDFLKFVAVVGAVCAGIVEELVFRKWVMDYLAGEDFSIAIQIVVSGLLFGAAHLIWGVRNIKAGINAAISTSLLGLALGVVYWVGDRSLAPCIAAHFVISALIEPGLLISAQQDKLGYWAEKSDDQIKVD; this is encoded by the coding sequence ATGGAACATAAATCTGTATTCGTAATCCTAATCATCTTAATCTCAACAATGGGTACATTTATCGTGATCAATATGGTGCCCAACGCTCCGGGATTTATCGCGTATTTGGGATTTACCCGTGAAGGGTCTGGAACGCTATTAAGTTGGTTTTTGGCCATGGTTGTAACCGTTCTATATTGTTACGGTGCGGCCTCAATTTCTGACGTAAAGCAGTATATGTTTAAGTTGGATTTTCTGAAGTTTGTTGCCGTTGTTGGAGCGGTATGTGCTGGGATCGTTGAAGAACTGGTTTTTAGAAAGTGGGTGATGGATTACCTAGCTGGCGAAGATTTTTCTATCGCTATTCAGATCGTGGTATCTGGTTTGCTCTTTGGCGCTGCGCACTTAATTTGGGGAGTCAGGAATATTAAAGCCGGTATCAATGCAGCCATATCAACGAGTCTATTAGGCTTAGCTTTGGGGGTTGTTTACTGGGTTGGCGATCGTAGTTTAGCTCCATGTATAGCGGCTCACTTTGTCATCTCAGCATTGATAGAGCCAGGTCTCTTGATTTCAGCTCAACAAGATAAATTAGGTTATTGGGCTGAAAAAAGTGATGATCAGATCAAAGTGGACTAA
- a CDS encoding GFA family protein, protein MATQLNGGCLCGAVKFTLDDTFNAFYQCHCRQCQQLTGSAFASNLFTDPDNIEWTQGTNSIKNYEHPTREFSKSFCVSCGSAVPFLNKSRSSLIVPAGSLNRFPEIRPQANIFTSEQACWLQPGLHAKEFTGFPE, encoded by the coding sequence ATGGCTACTCAACTGAATGGCGGCTGTTTGTGCGGCGCAGTTAAATTTACATTGGATGATACCTTTAATGCTTTTTATCAATGTCATTGTAGGCAGTGCCAGCAACTAACTGGCTCTGCATTTGCGTCAAACCTGTTTACCGACCCTGATAATATCGAATGGACCCAAGGTACTAATAGCATCAAAAATTATGAACATCCGACTAGGGAGTTTTCAAAGTCATTCTGCGTTTCTTGTGGTTCAGCAGTTCCTTTTCTAAACAAATCTCGAAGTTCGCTAATTGTTCCGGCAGGTTCGCTAAATCGATTCCCAGAAATACGACCGCAAGCAAATATATTTACTTCTGAACAAGCTTGTTGGTTGCAGCCTGGTTTACACGCTAAAGAATTCACAGGCTTTCCTGAATAG